A DNA window from Pogona vitticeps strain Pit_001003342236 chromosome 2, PviZW2.1, whole genome shotgun sequence contains the following coding sequences:
- the CBY3 gene encoding sperm annulus positionning complex subunit Chibby3 — MMPLATYILCGNFFRLVSYWYPPSLAPLVMESISQILQDIRDYWADHFSRRFLPRRPPLRQATSLSTFYLLDYKTRQSELGIDYGSPCAQLNKTKFVFQDGEWQSDGAPQGMPLLQLYSSPDRNSPHKALKKANKVLLEENNYLKLQLELLMDMLTETTARLHSVEKRMGTTLWHPKIKKTNKVLLLQS; from the coding sequence AACTTTTTTCGGTTGGTCTCCTACTGGTATCCTCCGTCTCTAGCACCTCTTGTCATGGAAAGCATTTCTCAAATTCTGCAAGATATACGTGACTACTGGGCTGATCATTTCTCTCGTAGATTTTTGCCCAGAAGGCCACCCCTTCGCCAAGCAACCTCCCTGTCCACTTTCTATCTGTTGGACTACAAAACCCGGCAATCAGAACTGGGGATAGATTATGGCTCTCCATGTGCTCAGCTGAACAAAACAAAGTTTGTTTTTCAAGATGGTGAGTGGCAGTCTGATGGTGCACCTCAGGGAATGCCTTTGCTGCAGTTATACTCATCTCCTGATAGGAATTCACCCCATAAGGCCctgaagaaagcaaacaaagtcCTGCTGGAAGAGAACAATTACTTAAAGCTACAGCTTGAGTTGCTGATGGACATGCTGACAGAGACTACGGCACGGCTACACTCAGTAGAAAAAAGGATGGGCACCACTTTATGGCATCcgaaaattaaaaagacaaacaaagtACTGCTGCTTCAGTCTTAA